A DNA window from Zingiber officinale cultivar Zhangliang chromosome 3A, Zo_v1.1, whole genome shotgun sequence contains the following coding sequences:
- the LOC122050391 gene encoding uncharacterized protein LOC122050391 produces the protein METPNNQPASLLPLIIDLLSFSRLTGAARIGGGLSFTVRQRQQLAPVTSSDPPPMSSSPRSGGNSDEETDQIKPWTTYSSARGWESGSEAWVDECALSLAGEGSPSDVETIESHIVVIERVIQNELPRWKKVLIQENMIYRIPEITRSLDKDAYAPRFVIRPLSS, from the exons ATGGAGACACCTAACAATCAACCAGCTTCATTATTGCCCTTAATTATTGACCTTCTCTCTTTTTCACGACTAACTGGAGCTGCCCGCATTGGTGGTGGACTGTCGTTCACCGTCAGACAACGTCAGCAGCTGGCGCCGGTGACTTCCTCAGATCCGCCACCGATGAGTTCTTCGCCGAGGAGCGGAGGAAATTCAG ATGAGGAGACGGACCAGATAAAACCTTGGACGACTTACTCTAGCGCTCGAG GTTGGGAGAGTGGCTCAGAGGCTTGGGTAGATGAATGTGCTCTGTCGCTGGCAGGAGAAG GGTCACCTTCCGATGTGGAAACAATTGAAAGCCACATTGTAGTGATAGAACGTGTCATTCAAAACGAATTACCTCGGTGGAAAAAAGTTCTAATTCAAGAAAATATGATCTACAGAATTCCAGAGATCACCCGTAGTTTAGATAAAGATGCTTATGCTCCTCGGTTTGTCATTCGGCCCCTATCATCGTGA